A genome region from Macaca nemestrina isolate mMacNem1 chromosome 15, mMacNem.hap1, whole genome shotgun sequence includes the following:
- the LOC105480720 gene encoding T-box transcription factor TBX1 isoform X1, translated as MISAVSSPWLTQLSHFCDVAAFTASSLSSLGAAGGFPGAASPGADPYGPREPPPPPPPPPPPRYDPCAAAAPGAPGPPPPHAYPFAPAAGAATSAAAEPEGPGASCAAAAKAPVKKNAKVAGVSVQLEMKALWDEFNQLGTEMIVTKAGRRMFPTFQVKLFGMDPMADYMLLMDFVPVDDKRYRYAFHSSSWLVAGKADPATPGRVHYHPDSPAKGAQWMKQIVSFDKLKLTNNLLDDNGHIILNSMHRYQPRFHVVYVDPRKDSEKYAEENFKTFVFEETRFTAVTAYQNHRITQLKIASNPFAKGFRDCDPEDWPRNHRPGALPLMSAFARSRNPVASPTQPSGAEKDAAEARREFERDAGGPAVLGDPAHPPQLLARVLSPSLPGAGGAGGLVPLPGAPGGRPSPPHPELRLEAPGASEPLHHHPYKYPAAAYDHYLGAKSRPAPYPLPGLRSHGYHPHAHPHHHHHHPVSPAAAAAAAAAAAAAAANMYSSAGAAPPGSYDYCPR; from the exons ATGATCTCCGCCGTGTCCAGCCCGTGGCTCACGCAGCTCTCGCACTTCTGCGACGTTGCAGCCTTCACGGCCAGCAGCCTGAGCAGCCTGGGGGCCGCGGGGGGCTTCCCGGGCGCCGCGTCGCCCGGCGCCGACCCGTACGGCCCGCGCgagcccccgccgccgccgccgccgccgccgccgccgcgttACGACCCgtgcgccgccgccgcccccggcgCCCCGGGCCCGCCGCCGCCGCACGCCTACCCGTTTGCGCCGGCCGCCGGGGCCGCCACCAGCGCTGCCGCCGAGCCCGAGGGCCCCGGGGCCAGCTGCGCGGCCGCAGCCAAGGCGCCGGTGAAGAAGAACGCGAAGGTGGCCGGTGTGAGCGTGCAGCTGGAGATGAAGGCACTGTGGGACGAGTTCAACCAGCTGGGCACCGAGATGATCGTCACCAAGGCCGGCAG GCGGATGTTCCCCACCTTCCAAGTGAAGCTCTTCGGCATGGATCCCATGGCCGACTATATGCTGCTTATGGACTTCGTGCCGGTGGATGATAAGCGCTACCG GTACGCCTTCCACAGCTCCTCTTGGCTGGTGGCAGGGAAGGCTGACCCTGCCACGCCAGGCCGCGTGCACTACCACCCCGACTCGCCTGCCAAGGGCGCACAGTGGATGAAGCAAATCGTGTCCTTCGACAAGCTCAAGCTGACCAACAACCTACTGGACGACAACGGCCAC ATTATTCTGAATTCCATGCACAGATACCAGCCCCGCTTCCACGTAGTCTATGTGGACCCGCGCAAAGATAGCGAGAAATATGCCGAGGAGAACTTTAAAACCTTTGTGTTTGAGGAGACGCGATTCACGGCGGTCACTGCCTACCAGAACCATCGG ATCACGCAGCTCAAGATTGCCAGCAATCCCTTCGCCAAAGGCTTCCGGGACTGCGACCCTGAGGACTG GCCCCGGAACCACCGGCCCGGCGCGCTGCCGCTCATGAGCGCCTTCGCGCGCTCGCGGAACCCCGTGGCCTCCCCGACGCAGCCCAGCGGCGCGGAGAAAG ACGCGGCTGAGGCCCGGCGAGAATTCGAGCGCGACGCGGGCGGGCCGGCAGTACTCGGGGACCCGGCGCACCCTCCGCaactgctggcccgggtgctaagcccctcgcTGCCCGGGGCCGGCGGCGCCGGCGGCCTAGTCCCGCTGCCCGGCGCGCCCGGAGGCCGGCCCAGTCCCCCGCACCCCGAGCTGCGCCTGGAGGCGCCCGGCGCATCGGAACCGCTGCACCACCACCCCTACAAGTATCCGGCTGCCGCCTACGATCACTACCTCGGGGCCAAGAGCCGGCCGGCGCCCTACCCGCTGCCCGGCCTGCGCAGCCACGGCTACCATCCGCACGCTCACccgcaccaccaccaccaccaccccgtGAGTCcggctgccgccgccgccgccgctgctgccgccgccgccgcggctgCCAACATGTACTCGTCGGCGGGAGCCGCGCCGCCCGGCTCCTACGACTACTGCCCCAGATAA
- the LOC105480720 gene encoding T-box transcription factor TBX1 isoform X2 yields MISAVSSPWLTQLSHFCDVAAFTASSLSSLGAAGGFPGAASPGADPYGPREPPPPPPPPPPPRYDPCAAAAPGAPGPPPPHAYPFAPAAGAATSAAAEPEGPGASCAAAAKAPVKKNAKVAGVSVQLEMKALWDEFNQLGTEMIVTKAGRRMFPTFQVKLFGMDPMADYMLLMDFVPVDDKRYRYAFHSSSWLVAGKADPATPGRVHYHPDSPAKGAQWMKQIVSFDKLKLTNNLLDDNGHIILNSMHRYQPRFHVVYVDPRKDSEKYAEENFKTFVFEETRFTAVTAYQNHRITQLKIASNPFAKGFRDCDPEDWPRNHRPGALPLMSAFARSRNPVASPTQPSGAEKGLVTEGSGLQPGLLDVLLKLPSKKSESLRPLHCKDT; encoded by the exons ATGATCTCCGCCGTGTCCAGCCCGTGGCTCACGCAGCTCTCGCACTTCTGCGACGTTGCAGCCTTCACGGCCAGCAGCCTGAGCAGCCTGGGGGCCGCGGGGGGCTTCCCGGGCGCCGCGTCGCCCGGCGCCGACCCGTACGGCCCGCGCgagcccccgccgccgccgccgccgccgccgccgccgcgttACGACCCgtgcgccgccgccgcccccggcgCCCCGGGCCCGCCGCCGCCGCACGCCTACCCGTTTGCGCCGGCCGCCGGGGCCGCCACCAGCGCTGCCGCCGAGCCCGAGGGCCCCGGGGCCAGCTGCGCGGCCGCAGCCAAGGCGCCGGTGAAGAAGAACGCGAAGGTGGCCGGTGTGAGCGTGCAGCTGGAGATGAAGGCACTGTGGGACGAGTTCAACCAGCTGGGCACCGAGATGATCGTCACCAAGGCCGGCAG GCGGATGTTCCCCACCTTCCAAGTGAAGCTCTTCGGCATGGATCCCATGGCCGACTATATGCTGCTTATGGACTTCGTGCCGGTGGATGATAAGCGCTACCG GTACGCCTTCCACAGCTCCTCTTGGCTGGTGGCAGGGAAGGCTGACCCTGCCACGCCAGGCCGCGTGCACTACCACCCCGACTCGCCTGCCAAGGGCGCACAGTGGATGAAGCAAATCGTGTCCTTCGACAAGCTCAAGCTGACCAACAACCTACTGGACGACAACGGCCAC ATTATTCTGAATTCCATGCACAGATACCAGCCCCGCTTCCACGTAGTCTATGTGGACCCGCGCAAAGATAGCGAGAAATATGCCGAGGAGAACTTTAAAACCTTTGTGTTTGAGGAGACGCGATTCACGGCGGTCACTGCCTACCAGAACCATCGG ATCACGCAGCTCAAGATTGCCAGCAATCCCTTCGCCAAAGGCTTCCGGGACTGCGACCCTGAGGACTG GCCCCGGAACCACCGGCCCGGCGCGCTGCCGCTCATGAGCGCCTTCGCGCGCTCGCGGAACCCCGTGGCCTCCCCGACGCAGCCCAGCGGCGCGGAGAAAG GGCTGGTCACAGAAGGCTCTGGGCTCCAGCCTGGCTTGCTGGATGTGCTCTTGAAGCTCCCAAGTAAGAAGTCTGAGTCCCTGAGACCACTACACTGTAAGGACACTTGA